Proteins from a single region of Larus michahellis chromosome 13, bLarMic1.1, whole genome shotgun sequence:
- the UBE2L3 gene encoding ubiquitin-conjugating enzyme E2 L3: MAASRRLMKELEEIRKCGMKNFRNIQVDEANLLTWQGLIVPDNPPYDKGAFRIEINFPAEYPFKPPKITFKTKIYHPNIDEKGQVCLPVISAENWKPATKTDQVIQSLIALVNDPQPEHPLRADLAEEYSKDRKKFCKNAEEFTKKYGEKRPVD, from the exons atggcggccagcaggAGGCTGATGAAG GAGCTTGAAGAAATCCGCAAATGTGGAATGAAAAACTTCCGTAATATCCAGGTTGATGAAGCTAATTTATTGACCTGGCAAGGGCTTATTGTTCCT GACAATCCTCCATACGATAAAGGAGCCTTCAGAATCGAAATCAACTTCCCAGCAGAATATCCATTCAAACCTCCTAAgattacatttaaaacaaagatcTATCACCCTAACATCGATGAAAAGGGGCAGGTTTGTCTGCCAGTAATTAGTGCTGAAAACTGGAAGCCAGCAACCAAAACTGACCAAG TAATCCAGTCCCTCATAGCACTGGTGAATGATCCACAGCCCGAGCATCCCCTCCGGGCTGACCTAGCTGAAGAATACTCTAAGGACCGTAAAAAATTCTGTAAGAACGCTGAAGAGTTTACAAAGAAATATGGTGAAAAGCGACCAGTGGACTAA